TGGGACCAGTTTACCATTTTACACGAACCTATTTCTTCTGTTCAATTGATGGAAAGAGCCTCGATGGCTATTGCCAATTGGATTTCCGAACATTGTAAGAACCATAAAAAAATGGTTGTGTTTTGTGGTAACGGAAATAATGGAGGAGATGGACTGGCTATAGCAAGAATGCTTTATCTGAAAGGCTTTGATGTAGACGTATTTGTAAACGATCCCAAAGGGAAATTTTCAGAAGATGCAACAATAAACCTTAAAAGACTTGGGGATATATCAGGGGTTTCTGTTCGAAAGTTTAGTCAGGTTGAGCAATACGGCTTTGATGAGAAGATGATCATCATTGATGCACTTTTTGGAACCGGACTATCCAGACCTTTGGATGGAGAATATAAAGAGCTTGTTGAACTATTAAATACAAAAGATAACATAAAAGTATCCATAGATATTCCCTCCGGATTAGCAACTGATGGAATACTTAAGGACGATTCTGTTGTTTTGAAAACAGACTATACACTAAGTTTTCAATCTTTGAAACGAAGCTTTCTTCATCCTGAAACCGGAAAATATACAGGAGAAATAAAGATTTTAAATATTGGCTTACACAGAGAATACGAAGAGGCCGAAAAAACCAACTATTTTGTAATAGATGATGATCTTGCTGAATCCATTTTTAAACCTAGAAATGACTTTGCGCATAAGGGGAATTATGGAAAAGCTCTTGTTGTTGGCGGAAGTTATGGGAAAATAGGGGCTGTAGTATTGGCGACAAAATCGGCTTTGAAAACAGGTGCCGGACTTACTTTTACTCTGGCTCCCCAATGTGGATATGAGATATTACAGACCTCATGTTCTGAAGCTATGTTTGCGAAAGGAGGAGAGCTGTGGGTAGATCATTTTGACATTGATAAAGACATGACTGTCGGGATTGGTCCTGGGCTGGGAACCCATGAAGATACAAGAAAAGGTCTTTTGAGTTTTTTGAAAAATTATACTAAGTCAATGGTATTGGATGCAGATGCATTGAATATTATTTCCGAAAATGAAGAGAATCTTGACTTCATTCCCAAAAAATCAATCATTACTCCTCATCCAAAGGAATTTGAAAGAATGTTTGGTAAAACAGAGGATTCTTTTAAAAGGTTAAAACTGGCTGTAGAAAAAGCCAGAGAGCTTGCTATTTATATCGTATTAAAAGATCATCATACACAGATTATTACACCTAACGGAAAGGTCTTCTATAACATTACCGGAAATGCAGGTCTTGCAAAAGGAGGGAGCGGAGATGTTCTTACCGGAATTCTTACCTCGCTTTTAGCACAGGGATATTCAGGAGAGGAGTCTTGTATTTTGGGAGTTTGGCTGCACGGAAAAGCAGCAGATTTTGCTGCGGAAAAGTATTCAAAAGAATCTAT
This genomic interval from Chryseobacterium joostei contains the following:
- a CDS encoding bifunctional ADP-dependent NAD(P)H-hydrate dehydratase/NAD(P)H-hydrate epimerase, yielding MKIFTTEQIRSWDQFTILHEPISSVQLMERASMAIANWISEHCKNHKKMVVFCGNGNNGGDGLAIARMLYLKGFDVDVFVNDPKGKFSEDATINLKRLGDISGVSVRKFSQVEQYGFDEKMIIIDALFGTGLSRPLDGEYKELVELLNTKDNIKVSIDIPSGLATDGILKDDSVVLKTDYTLSFQSLKRSFLHPETGKYTGEIKILNIGLHREYEEAEKTNYFVIDDDLAESIFKPRNDFAHKGNYGKALVVGGSYGKIGAVVLATKSALKTGAGLTFTLAPQCGYEILQTSCSEAMFAKGGELWVDHFDIDKDMTVGIGPGLGTHEDTRKGLLSFLKNYTKSMVLDADALNIISENEENLDFIPKKSIITPHPKEFERMFGKTEDSFKRLKLAVEKARELAIYIVLKDHHTQIITPNGKVFYNITGNAGLAKGGSGDVLTGILTSLLAQGYSGEESCILGVWLHGKAADFAAEKYSKESMLPTNVIDELGSVFGELNTKMNRKL